DNA from Planifilum fulgidum:
CGGGCGAATCCTCCAGGGAATCGGAGCCGCCGGCACCGCCCCCATCGCCATGGCCCTGGTCAGCGACCTGTACCGCGGGGAAAAGCGGAGCAAGGCCCTGGGAATCCTCGAAGCCTCCAACGGCATGGGGAAAGTGCTCAGCCCCATCTTCGGCGCTTTGCTCGCCCTCATCGCCTGGTACGCGGTATATTTCGCCTTCCCGATCCTCATTCTCCCCGCCGCCTTCGCCCTGTGGATCTTCGTGAAGGAACCGGAGCGGACCGGCCAGATTCCCCCGATCGCCCAATACGGAAGGCACCTCAAAAAAACATGGAAAAGACAGGGGAAATGGCTGCTCGCCGCCTTTTTGGCCGGGGCGGTCACGCTCTTCATCCTGTTCGGCGTCCTTTTCCACCTGTCGGACATCCTGGAAGCCAAATACCGGATCGACGGCATCCTGAAAGGGCTGATCCTGGCGGTTCCCCTGCTGGCCATGAGTTCCACCTCCTATTGGACAGGCGGGCACATCCGCCAAAAAACGCGCCGGATGCGACTGTTTATCGGCGGCGGATTGTTTGCCATCGCCCTGGCGCTGGCGGTGATCCCCTTTTTCACCAACACCTATGTGCTCCTGGGACTTCTCGTGCTGATCGGCATCGGCAGCGGACTGGTCCTTCCCAGCCTCAACACCCTGATCACCTCCGCCGTCGGCTCCGAGGAACGGGGGATTGTCACCTCCCTGTACGGCAGTGTTCGCTTTTTGGGAGTGGCGATCGGCCCCCCGGTCTTCGGAGCGTTGGAAAGCCATCGCTTCCTGCTGTTCCTGACAGCCAGCGGCCTGGCCGCCCTGTCGGGCGTCCTCGCCCTGAAAACCATCCGGCAAACGGGCCTTCTCCGGGGAAAGGGCGGACAAACCCGCGTCCTCCTTCGCAAAAAGGGGTTGCAACCCACCTGACTTTCTGGGCACTCGCCGGGCGCTTCCGCATAACATGAAAAGAGATCTGGTTTGGGCAGGAAATAAGGAAGCGAGGGAAAGCCGATGAAACGGAACAAGGAAATCTTTTGGGATCCGAAGCTGACGGATCCCACCTTGAGCCGGCCGGCCAAGCCGCGCAGCGAGGGATTGACCATGGTGCTGGACAAGGGATTGGGGATGTCCGCCTTTCTCGATCTGCTGGAGACAGCCTCCGATCACATCGATTGGATCAAACTGGGATTCGGCACCGCCGGTCTCACCCCCGTCCCCCTCCTGACCCGGAAGATCGAACTGGCGCGCGCCTTCGGCGTGCGCCTCTACCCGGGAGGCACCTTTTTCGAGGTGGCCAAAAGCCAAAACAAATGGCTTGCCTATATGGACACCCTCCGGGAGATGGGGTTTGAATGGATCGAAATTTCCGACGGGACCATCTCTCTGTCCCCGGCGGAACGGAGCCGGATCATCCGGGCGGCCAAGGCGAAGGGATTTCAGGTGATCACGGAGATCGGCAAAAAGAAAGCGGGCTCCGTCATCCCGGTCGATCTCCTCGTCGAAACCTACATCCGGGACCTGGAGGACGGAGCTTCCTACGTCATCGTGGAAGGTCGGGAATCGGGGGAAAACGTCGGAATCTACGACTCCAAAGGAAACCTGGATGAAGATTTCGTTCTCCGCATCCGGGAACGGATCGATACAGGCCGCCTGATCTGGGAAGCCCCCAAAAAAAGCCAGCAGGCGCACCTCCTGCGACTTCTGGGACCCGGCGTCAATCTGGGTAACGTTCCTTCACAGGAAGCGCTCGCCGTGGAATCTCTCCGCCGCGGGCTGCGTGCGGACACCTTCCACTTCGGCATGCAAAAACAGGAGGTCGGGCTGTTGGAAAGCTAATAATTTGTCCCCTTCAAACATAAGGTGGTAGCAAACACCTCGGACAGGGGATGCCCATGAATCCGGATCTGTTCCTCGTCATCCTCATCATCATCGGATTGATCGGACGCTCTCCCATCATTTCCACCGCCGCCAGCCTGTTGCTCATCCTGAAATTGACCCATCTGGAACGATTTTTTCCCACCGTGGAAAGGCGCGGGTTGGAATTGGGACTTTTGTTTCTCACCATCGCCGTCCTGGTCCCCTTTGCCGCAGGGCGGATTTCCGTCAAGGAGATCACTTCCATGTTCACCTCCCTCCCCGGAATCCTGGCCATCATCGGGGGTATGCTGGCAACCTACATGAACGGGAAGGGATTGGATCTTCTCAAGATGGATCCCCAGCTGATCATCGGGCTGGTGATCGGATCCATCATCGGGATCGTCATGTTGAGGGGAATTCCCGTCGGCCCCTTGATGGCCGCGGGAATCACCGCCTTTCTGCTCAAGGTGCTCACCTGGATTTGGTCCAGATAAAAAGCGGTCCCGGGGAAGGGCCGGAGCTATCCCTTTAGGAACGCACAAGAGGGAGTGCGCCCGAGGCACACTCCCTCTTGTGATGAAACCTGATCGCAGGATCGCCTCACGCCCGGGAGACGTACTCTCCGCTCCGGGTGTCGATGATCAGCCGGTCCCCCTCCTGCACGAACAGAGGAACCTGGACGACCAATCCCGTCTCCAGTTTGGCCGGTTTGCTGCCGCCCGTCGCCGTATCCCCCTTGATTCCGGGTTCGGTCTCCACCACTTCCAACTCCACGGTGTTGGGCAGCTGGATCCCGATCGTCTCCCCCTTGTATATGACCAGGTTGACGTTCATGTTTTCCTTGAGAAATTTGACTTCCCGCTCCAGCCGCTCCCTCGGCAGGCTGACCTGCTCGTAGGTTTCGTTGTCCATGAAGGTGTATTCGCCGCCGCTTTCGTACAGATATTGCATCTGCCGCGTCTCCACGTGGGCGCGGGGGACCTTCTCTCCCGCCCGGAAGGTCCGCTCCTGGATGTTTCCGTTGCGGAGATTGCGCAGTTTCGAACGGACAAAGGCCGCCCCTTTTCCGGGCTTCACGTGTTGAAACTCCATCACCTGCCAGACTTCCCCGTCCAGCTCAATCGTCAATCCCACGCGAAAATCGTTGGTTGAGATCATGATTCATCCTCCTTGCTCTCTGTCCCTATTGGATCACGATGAGATGTTTCGGGCTTTGTGTGAGCACTTCTCTTCCGTCCTCCGTGACGATCACGTCGTCCTCGATGCGGACGCCCCCGAATTCGGGAAGGTAGATCCCCGGTTCCACCGTCACTACCATCCCCGGCTCCAGGATTTCCTCACCCCTCGGGGAAAGCCTCGGCGCCTCGTGGACTTCCATGCCCAGGCCGTGGCCGGTTCCGTGACCAAAGTATTTCTCGTATCCAGACGCCTTGATCCGGTCCCTGGCCACCCGGTCCGCTTCTTTTCCGGTCATGCCGGGCCGGATCGCATCGACGGCGGCCTGCTGGGCCTCCCTGACCGTTTCGTAGATCCTCCGCTGTGCGTCATTCGGCTCTCCCAGCACCACCGTCCGGGTAATGTCGGAACAGTATCCGCGATATGAGGCCCCGAAATCGAGAGTCACCAGATCCCCCTTTTCCAACACCCGGTCGCTGGCCACACCGTGGGGAAGAGCCGATCGGGGACCGGAGGCCACAATGATGTCAAAGGAGGCGCCATCCGCCCCCATCTCCCGCATCATGAACTCGAGGCGCAGGGCGATCTCCCGTTCCGTCCGGCCGGGACGAAGCTCCTCCAGAATGCGCTCAAAGGCCCGGTCGGCGATCGCCGCCGCTTTCCTGATCGCATCCCGTTCCCCTTCGTCCTTCACCGCCCGGAGGGACTCCACCACGCGGCTCGTGGGCACCGCGATGATGTCCCCCAAGGACTTCTTTAGTTTTTCCACTTCCCCGTAGGTTAAATGATCCTGCTCGAAGGCCAGGGACTTCAAACCCCGCTTCCGGCACAGATCGGCGACGGCCTGAAAAATGTCGCCGTCATGGCGATACACTTCAAAATGGGGCGACTGCTGTTTCACCTGGGTCACATAACGAAAATCGGTGACCAGGACCGCGTCCCTGTCCGTGACCAGCGCCATCCCCGCCGTTCCGGTAAAACCCGTGATATAGCGCCGGTTGACGGGATGGCTGATCAGCAGGGCCTCATGGCCCTTTTCCGACATCTTCGCCCGCAGACGGACCAGCCGTTCCTTCAATGGAATCCCCCCTCTGCAAAGCGCCCAACCTCACCGCCGCCGCGTACAGGGCGAGCTCGTATCCGAGCGGGCCAAAGCCCACAATCTGCCCGTCGCTGATCGGAGCGGTCACCGAATGGGACCGGAAGGATTCCCGGGCATGCACATTGGACAGGTGGACTTCGACGAAGGGCACATTCACGGAGGCGAGGGCGTCCCGGATCGCATAGCTGTAATGGGTGAAAGCTCCCGGATTGATGATTATGTAATCGAAGGCGCCCTCGGCGGCGTGGATCCGGTCGATCAATTCCCCTTCATGGTTGGATTGAAAGCACTCCACTTCCAACCCCCAGGATCTCGCCCGGACCCGGAGCCGCTCATTCAACTCGTCCAGGGAAACCCGTCCGTATATGTCCGGTTCCCGCCGCCCCAATCGATTCAGGTTGGGGCCGTTCAAGATGAGAATGCGAGCCACACGCCCCCCTCCTCTCGTTTCTGCCAGCCATTTTATCACAAAATCTCCTCCGAGAGGATCGCTTTTGTTCGTCCGCTCCGCCTTTCGTCCGATTTGTGTTAAAATGAGGGAGAGATTTGCATTTCCATACTGCCCGGGAAACATTCCCGGGTCACAATCCTTTGCCCAGTGGTGGTTGCGATATGAACAAGCCCGTGGCCTACGGCGGCCAAGCCGTGATCGAAGGCGTCATGTTCGGCGGACGCTACGTTCAGGTGACGGCCATCCGGCGAAAGGACGGCCGGATTGAAACCTATGAAACCATCAGCCGGCCTTCCCCTTTCCTCCGGACCCTGCGCAGGATTCCCTTCGTCCGGGGAATGGTCGCCCTGATCGAAGCCGGCATCTCGGGGGCCAAGCACCTACATTTCGCCTCCGAGCGGTACGAACTGGATGAGGCTCCGGACCGCTCCGACGGCGAAAAGGGCGGATCCGCCTCCCAGCTGGAAATGATTCTGGGCGTCGCCGTCGCCGGCGTATTGTCCCTTTTGTTCGGCAAAGCGCTGTTCACCGCCCTGCCCGCCTTTTTGGCCAGCGTCCTGTTTGACCGTTTCGTCAGCAATCTGATCGTCCAAAACCTGATCGAAGGCGGGATCAAGACCCTGTTGCTTCTGGGGTATCTGTTCCTCATTTCCCAGGCACCGGCCATCAAGCGCCTGTTTCAGTATCACGGGGCCGAACACAAGGTGATTAACGCCTATGAGGCAGGGGTAGAATTAACTGTAGACAATGTTCAGCAGCGATCCACCCTCCACTACCGATGCGGAAGCAGTTTCATCGTGCTCACGATTCTGATCGG
Protein-coding regions in this window:
- a CDS encoding MFS transporter produces the protein MPWLDPSLFSFTVIVTAGSFANTPDTKSRFGYPKKKHHRWSEVTSLFQSQERKEQRRGFWVVLLTLSIIPLLMVLGNSMLIPVLPEIRSELNISQLQVSLLITLFSIPAGVVIPISGVLSDRFGRKKVIIPSLLLYGAGGMLAGFASTAGSYMTMLAGRILQGIGAAGTAPIAMALVSDLYRGEKRSKALGILEASNGMGKVLSPIFGALLALIAWYAVYFAFPILILPAAFALWIFVKEPERTGQIPPIAQYGRHLKKTWKRQGKWLLAAFLAGAVTLFILFGVLFHLSDILEAKYRIDGILKGLILAVPLLAMSSTSYWTGGHIRQKTRRMRLFIGGGLFAIALALAVIPFFTNTYVLLGLLVLIGIGSGLVLPSLNTLITSAVGSEERGIVTSLYGSVRFLGVAIGPPVFGALESHRFLLFLTASGLAALSGVLALKTIRQTGLLRGKGGQTRVLLRKKGLQPT
- a CDS encoding phosphosulfolactate synthase, with amino-acid sequence MKRNKEIFWDPKLTDPTLSRPAKPRSEGLTMVLDKGLGMSAFLDLLETASDHIDWIKLGFGTAGLTPVPLLTRKIELARAFGVRLYPGGTFFEVAKSQNKWLAYMDTLREMGFEWIEISDGTISLSPAERSRIIRAAKAKGFQVITEIGKKKAGSVIPVDLLVETYIRDLEDGASYVIVEGRESGENVGIYDSKGNLDEDFVLRIRERIDTGRLIWEAPKKSQQAHLLRLLGPGVNLGNVPSQEALAVESLRRGLRADTFHFGMQKQEVGLLES
- a CDS encoding DUF441 domain-containing protein; the encoded protein is MNPDLFLVILIIIGLIGRSPIISTAASLLLILKLTHLERFFPTVERRGLELGLLFLTIAVLVPFAAGRISVKEITSMFTSLPGILAIIGGMLATYMNGKGLDLLKMDPQLIIGLVIGSIIGIVMLRGIPVGPLMAAGITAFLLKVLTWIWSR
- the efp gene encoding elongation factor P, with translation MISTNDFRVGLTIELDGEVWQVMEFQHVKPGKGAAFVRSKLRNLRNGNIQERTFRAGEKVPRAHVETRQMQYLYESGGEYTFMDNETYEQVSLPRERLEREVKFLKENMNVNLVIYKGETIGIQLPNTVELEVVETEPGIKGDTATGGSKPAKLETGLVVQVPLFVQEGDRLIIDTRSGEYVSRA
- a CDS encoding M24 family metallopeptidase, with protein sequence MSEKGHEALLISHPVNRRYITGFTGTAGMALVTDRDAVLVTDFRYVTQVKQQSPHFEVYRHDGDIFQAVADLCRKRGLKSLAFEQDHLTYGEVEKLKKSLGDIIAVPTSRVVESLRAVKDEGERDAIRKAAAIADRAFERILEELRPGRTEREIALRLEFMMREMGADGASFDIIVASGPRSALPHGVASDRVLEKGDLVTLDFGASYRGYCSDITRTVVLGEPNDAQRRIYETVREAQQAAVDAIRPGMTGKEADRVARDRIKASGYEKYFGHGTGHGLGMEVHEAPRLSPRGEEILEPGMVVTVEPGIYLPEFGGVRIEDDVIVTEDGREVLTQSPKHLIVIQ
- the aroQ gene encoding type II 3-dehydroquinate dehydratase, with the translated sequence MARILILNGPNLNRLGRREPDIYGRVSLDELNERLRVRARSWGLEVECFQSNHEGELIDRIHAAEGAFDYIIINPGAFTHYSYAIRDALASVNVPFVEVHLSNVHARESFRSHSVTAPISDGQIVGFGPLGYELALYAAAVRLGALQRGDSIEGTAGPSAGEDVGKGP
- a CDS encoding DUF1385 domain-containing protein; this translates as MNKPVAYGGQAVIEGVMFGGRYVQVTAIRRKDGRIETYETISRPSPFLRTLRRIPFVRGMVALIEAGISGAKHLHFASERYELDEAPDRSDGEKGGSASQLEMILGVAVAGVLSLLFGKALFTALPAFLASVLFDRFVSNLIVQNLIEGGIKTLLLLGYLFLISQAPAIKRLFQYHGAEHKVINAYEAGVELTVDNVQQRSTLHYRCGSSFIVLTILIGVVVYSFFSYENVWDRIVTRLLLLPVVVGLSYEMLRFTNAVRDIPILSYLGYPGLWLQKLTTREPRDDQVEVAIAAFERMRSLDRLYAEKSAVSSKVSFGTTRLDLQ